In the genome of Mauremys reevesii isolate NIE-2019 linkage group 6, ASM1616193v1, whole genome shotgun sequence, the window CCTGGGACAAGGCCATAAACTAGCCTTattcctgtgggaattctgtgccaaaaaattaaaaattctgtgcacaatattctAAAGTCCTGTAAATTTTATTCAtcaataaatgtggaggctccagtgTGGCAGTAGAAAGCACGGGCCACTGGCGGCATGGAGGTGGGACGTCACCCTACAGGCCTCCCCTCCCGTACCCCCTTCTTGACATTGATTTAGTGGTGAGACTGCACCCGAACCTGATAgcgcaagggctgggcctgccccggAAACatcctgggggctctgcccttCTGCACCATGCACACCAGGAATGGGGAGTCAATCTCAGTCCACCAGGATGCAAGTGTGGACAGGCTTAGCATGGGATGATCCAGATGTGGGGTGAGAAGATTTTGGGTGGGGCAATCTGAGTGCATGTTGCTCAGTGCTGgcatccaggtgcagggggaatctggatgcacaggggcttgttgggggttcTGTTTGCAAGGGGAGtctaggtgaaggtggttggggctcgggggtggggggaagtggccttgggggctgagctggggagtcTAGGTGCTGGGGGGGGCTTAATGGGATAGGGTCCAGGTGTGGAGGGAGCTCAGCAGTGGGGGCTTGTTCGGGGAACTAGGTGCATGCAGGCTCTGGATGCAGGGAGTGAGGCTTGGCAGAGTGGGGGTtcaggtgctgggggggctgggcatgGTGGGGTCCAGATGCATGGGGTTGGATGGATGGGGAAGCAGCTCCTCCCAcggctgaggagtgatgggggcaggaagcagagatggggagggtgcagagcgtcctgcagccaggggaggtttctggggctgggggtgaccCGGCCCCAGATGCTCTTTGCAGGGGAAGAGAAAGTCCTGTCTGCtcccaagtggggcaatttgccccgggccccacaggggcccccgtgagagttttttgggggccctggagcagggtccttcactcgctccagggggcccggaaaactcttgcagggccgggcccaggagcttcttccgctcccggtcttcgccggcgggggtccttccgctccggggcggaaagacccccccactggcgaattaccgctgaagcgggacccgccgccgaagttcagctcggtcttcggtggtaattcggcgacggggggcccttccgttccgggacccgccgctgaagtgccccgaagacccgcggcaggcacccccgccgccgaattaccgccgaagaccgggctgcactttggcggcgggtcccgcttcggcggtaattcggcggcgggggggcccccgccgcgggtcttcggggcactttgacagccggtcccggaacggaagggccccccgctgccgaagaccccaggcccccggaatcctctgggtggccctgggcaccttagagactaacaaatactcctgttctttttgcggatacagactaacacggctgctactctgaaacctgtcacaaaCTACTGTTAGCAAGGTCTCATTTTGACAACTCACATGAGCAGGTTTTAGGACTTGTCTTCATAAATATTTAGTTCATGGCAAGCTAAGGTGTGAATCTACCCCAGaggtgggccacatctggcccatgggaccctcctgcccagtccctgagctcctgccccaggaggatagcccccggcccctcccctgcggTTCCCCCTCACcgacagcctcagcttgctcctctgccggcgcaatgctctgggtggcagggctgtgagctcctatttaattttactcatgtgagcagTCCTATTGCTTTGATTGAGACTACTCACATTAGTGAAATTAATCATGTGCCTAAATGTTTATAGATTTGGGACCTAAAGTACCAACTTTACAATTAAATCTGTGTAGGAATGGCAGACTCTTCTGCCTGTGCAGAGAAACCAACGGGGTGCTGAATAGTTTTAAGGATCTGCCTACACAGATCTGCTTACAAGGTCAGGACTGCAATTTTTCATATTCCAATAACTCAAAAACAGCTTAATTAATTTTGTACTAAATTTCTAAAATAATGATAAATCCAAGAGCTGAGAATCAAGCAGATGACAGTTCAGCCCAGAGAGACATTATAATTTGCAATGATTTAAGTGGAGCTTCTGGTTTATGAAGTTAGTTTTTTGGGCTTTGCTATTTAGTTTTAGATAAATTATATTACCTTTTTAAGGattaaatgtgattttaaaatattgtttttctcAAACTGTACAAAAATGACTTCCTCTGAAACTCTTAATTCCTGGCAATGGAATTTAGCATCTGAGGACTGGACCTGGCACTGTTACAGCACCATAATTTTCTACATTGCAAGAAGAGTAAATATTGGGCACTTCCAGTTTACATTTTAGAGATTTACCATCGCTCACCATTTTATCTTGACTATTGCAATATTTAGTGTGTTTTTTAAGCCCTAGTACCTGGAATTCTGTGATTATATGAagaatcacagttttaattttttttaaagtcttcatggttgaagagaaaaaaattgaaaacaggGCCCAAGTGTCCCCTAAAACTAAAGGCTCAAAACAGCgctatttgctttctggtttttgagactttagggtgcactgggatCATATTTTCACGCTTTCCTATGCAATCAGGCAGGACAAAAACCTGCTTCCAAAACAGAAAAATTGTGGCTGTCAGTTAGTCACGTGACGTTACTGCCACCCGGAATTTGGAGGAAGGGATAAGAAACCAGACCAAATATCCTGAGACTCCGACACAGCCTGAATACCGTGAGAACGCTGATTTCCACAATCCGAGGGAAACAGATTTACTGAGGCCCATCCTAGCCCTTCAGAGCCACAGCAGCCCAGACATGCTGCTGAGCATGCGCAATGAGACTCCGACTAATTCTAATATTGGTGGGGGTGGTTTGGTGACGCCCTTATGTTTGTGACATCACAGAGGCGTGTCAATATATAAGCCAcgtcgggggtgggggcgggggcgctaAGGGGGAGGCAGGAGAAGGTTCTGGCAGTTGTCGGAGCGCTTGGGAGAAGTAGTCGCGGTTCAGGTTCGGTGCGTCGCGCCGGGGATATTGCCTCGCTATGGCCCGTGAGTATCAACCTGGGTGGCCCCGCCCTGTCGGGAACGTCTCCGCGCGTTCGCTGGCCGCTGTCGGGCCTAAGTGATGGAGCCGCGGCGGCTACGCGGGCCCCCGCGAAGGGCTGTGAGCGCGGCGCATGCCCCCTTCCCGCTGGCTCTGGGTCGGGCCCGGTTCGTGCGTGGGGGTGGCTGGTCCCGGTCATTGAGGCTCCGGGCGCCTCTTTTCCGCCCCGACCGCAGCACCCGGCCCGGCAGCGCCGCCTCCCGGCCGAGCTGTGCAGGCCCCGGGGCCCGTGAGCCCCGCAGGCTTCCTCAGAGCCGGCGCCATAGTGGCCCCACCCGGCGTCTGACTGCAGGAGCGGCCGGGCCCGCGGGGTAGAGGCCTCCAGGGTGACCAGAGATTGTGCGGGGCTCCCCCCAGGAAGGGGCCCGTCGGGGGATTAACACAGCGGGCGGGACTCGGGTACCTGGCAGCCGTACAGCGACCTCGCTCCTTTTTCTCCCTGTAAAACTGGGTATTTCTGGAGCGAAACCTCGGTGGCTATAAACATGGAGCCTGTTCTGAGCCGGGTCCCCGAAGGGCGGCCCTAAAGCCAGCCTTAAAAACGTGGGCAACTCGGAACAAAGCAGAGTCTCCTGGGTAGTCTCTGTAGGGCTGTTTGTGATGAGTTGCTGATCAGTCAGGCCGGCCCGTCAGCGTTTCGTTGTTGGCTGTCAGGCTACAAATAAAATGCCCTTAAATGGCCCCTGAACATCTAATCCCACCAGACTGTGCCCTCCCTATTGATGTAAATAAACCAAAAATGTTAACTGCAGCAGTACTGTGAGGTGTTGCAGGAACCCATATTGCTCAGAGTCTTATGTTGGGGGTACAATGCCACTTGACTATATTAATGGCAAAAAAATAATAGCGGAAACATCACAGTAGTAGTCAAACATTTCATTACTACAGTTTTCTCAAAGTGTAGAACAACTTCTTCATTTCTCCTGGCAGCAAACTAATCTTCAACATTTATTGAAGTTGTCTGTTTTGTAGTTCAATTTCGGAGATGTTCTAAGCAGCTTAGAGGTTTCTAAACATATAGCTTAAATTCACCATAGTGATCCAAGTTCAAGGAAGAACTGGGTAACTAAGAACTAAACTTCCTCACACAAGTGCCCTCCAGCCTGAAAGGGAAGTTGCAGGCTTATGCAATCAGTGACACGACTGTCTCAATCTACTTATGAAGAGGTACTGTATAGTATGCACAACTTGAGGTCAAAAAGAGGCATGGATGATGATCTGTACCCCTGTCAGCCTCAGATCAAAAGTACTTGCTAATACATGAACATGGGCATTGGTATGCTTCCCCCTTATCTATTCTAAAATAGTAATTGAAGAGGCAGAGCACTCTGGAGATATTTCTGCTATACTGACCTGTTCTTATTTTCATTATATAGTGAACTTCCAGGTTTAGGGTCCTGGTACATGTAAAACTTTAAGTACATGATCATCAGACTACACACCTAAACTTTGATTATTTTAATTGGAAATACTTTGTCACTTTGTACATGTGGTGAAATCAATATTGACTGATGCCAATAAAAATCTGATCCTTCCAAGTTTACTTGTAACTTAGCCTGAACTGCTTATATTTGGCAGAACTTTTCCATGCCACATCTGCCTCAAACTGAAGTTCCTAGGAACACTTCAACAAAAAACATGTAGCTGTTTTCTGAGAGCAAGGTTAGGGAAAAATGTTAAATTCTTAGCTGTTAAATTTGGAAAGCTCTAGCACCTCCTTGCTTTACACCAGAGTTGCTGTTTTACCTTGCAGAATTTGTCTTTTGGATCCAGACTTTGAGAGGAAAACCTTCATGGGTAGTTTTAGTAATGCTTTTTACTGGTTTTGGTCTTAAGGTACTAAATTACTATCAGAATACAATCTTAGAGTGAAGGTAAGGAAGGGAAATTGCAGCACATATATAAACTTGAATATTATGTAGGTGGGAACCAGCGTGAACTTGCCCGCCAGAAAAACATGAAGAAAACCCAGGAGGTCCTCAAGGGGAAAAGGAAAGAGGATAGTTTGTCTGCTTCTCAGAGAAAACAAAGGTAAGCTCTAGTACGCAGGTGTCAGAGGAGGGTGAGTGGTATTCTGTAAGCTCTACTCATGAAATAAGCTGTACCTACTTGATACTAGTAGACTGATTATATTTTGAACATCTTTGCATATTTTAGGTTACTCAGACTTGGCTTCCCCACAGTATTTCTTGAGCTTGAATCTGTTTTGAGAGGGCCTCAAATGCCCTTCTGGGTTCTACTGTAATCCTTGGTTTTTCCTCCTTGTTAGAAGGGAAGTGGCGGTACCCCCCGAGCCATTCACGTAAGGtgccaaaacaaaatgttcagaTTGTGCAGTTCTTAATATTTTCCTTCCCTCTTGCATGCTTTGagacttctttttaaaaatgtagttcACTGACAATAAATCAGCGTACCAGCTCAGTCCAAACCCCGGATACTTTTCTTAGCCAAACAAGGAATTAGCCATTTCAGTCTGAAAAGCAGCTTGACCTAGTAGACAGACAGGAAATATTTGTTCATCGATAACAGGGGTTGAcaagctttcagaagtggtgctccaagtcttcatttattcactctaatttaaggtttcgcatgccattaatacattttaacgtttttagaaggtctctttctatgtcataatatataactaaactattgttgtatgtagtaaataaggtttttacaatgtttaagaagcttatttaaaattaaattaaaatacagagccccccagactggtgacTGGGACCcaggcagcatgagtgccactgaaaagcagctcgtGTGCTGCTTTTGGCaggcatgccataggttgcctacccctgatctataaATTGAGTATTACCTCATTCACAGTGGGTCCCCCAGCCATTCATCTGAACTGAATACAAATGAAGGATTGTAAAATGAAACAGGAAGAAAAACAGAAGGGGAAGAGAACCTTCTTGTGAGGTGCATATCAAAGGTTTGCTTGAGTATATTTGAGGAAATGGAAGGGATGCCCAGGTACCCTTCATTGAGGGAGTAAAAGGAGAGTGCTTTTGCTTCATGGAAAAAGGGGTCTCGGCCGGGTTTGGTTGAAAATACTGGACTACTTTGGGTGAGAGTCTTTAAAGAATAActtaaatttagtttttaaaagtgCATAATTTTTAGGGCTATCAAGCGATTAacaaaaattgtgattaattgcactctaaaacaataatagaatactatttatataaatataaatatttttggatatattgatttcaatcacAACATATAATACAAAGTGtcttgtcttagcaattggctgaacaagaagtaggactgagtggacttgtaggctctaaagttctacattttgtttttgaatgcagttatgttttgtacatctacatttgtaagttcagctttaatgatagagattgcactacagtacttgtatgaggtgaattgaaaaatactatcttttatttttacaatgcaaatatttataataaaaatacaaagtgagcattgtacactttgtattttgttgtaatagaaatcaatatattgaaaatgtagaaacatccaaaaacctttaataaatttcagttggtattctatttaacagtgcagttaattgcagttaatttttttaaatgcatgagTTAACAGCAATTAATTGATAGCCCTaatttttttgttctttgtttccaATACTCTTACTGCGACCTTACTATAGTCTTTGAAAAACTTATTGTTTTCACTGTACCTATATCTTAAGTGCTGTGGTGTTAAGCAAAGTGATAGTCCTCAGTTGAATCTTAGAAGTTGGTGGGTACTGTTCCTTTGAGAATAGCAGTCCTGGTAATTCTGTAAGTGTTCAGTGGATCGGGGTTGGACACTACAGGGAACACTTCCAAGTATTCAGGGATTGGTGTGTGCCTCTACCTGAATGGAGAGCAAGGTCTGCAGAGGCCTGGAAGATAGTGCTTGTGCTGCTAGAGGCTGTTGTTTTCAGGGAGATGATCCACAACAGGCACAGACCAGACCATTTCATGCTAATGGTGAGGTGCCTCCCAATCCTGGGAAAGCATCACACTAAACACAGTCTGTACTGAAAACTAAGATCCAGGCAACGAATTAAGTGTAAAATCTGTTCACAACATGACTCAAGGCCACAACAGTGTTCTTGAATTATAAGACTTTAATAAACTACCTTGTACTATAGAACTAACTATCAAGTGTGCAATCAGCCTTGAATTGAATAGCAACTGCCTCAAAATACACGTTCAAATTTAAACTGATCCAGTAAATAGCTGGCTTCAGAGCCAGTCAAATTAGAGACGCATCCTCTTGACCTAAAGATTACAGGTTGAAAGATGCTTTCCCTGTGTGTTACAACCAGGTAAAAAGCTATCAGACTCCTGACTTTACTGAGAATATATGAGACAGGATTTATGATCTTTGTTGGGGCTTGCTCTATACATAATTTCATGTGACTGAGCATAATCTGTGAATTGGATTTTGGAATATCTATACCAAATAGCTTTGGTTTCCATTTTCTGCCAAGTATTGGCAAACTCAAAATTATCAGTACCTCAAGTAGGGTTTAAATATTGGAGCTTGGATTCATCTATTGTATGCATCTTCTGCTGAAGAAGTATCAGACTAGAACTTCAGTGCTACCTTGGAAATATCTGTTCATCCAGGATGGAATGCTGACAGGTACATAAAATATCAGTAGTTTTCACTGTAGTAAAATGCAGGCACGTAGACTTGATAGCCCTGCAGAAGATCAGCCCAGATAACAACTGATTGTCCTGATAATTTCTAAGCTTAAATATTGATACTGTATGCTGTTGCATTTGGTTTTGTTCCATCAGTAGCTCAGTATTTTTCTAACTACATCTGTCTTTTTACAGAGACTCTGAAATCATGCAGCAAAAGCAGAAAGCAGCTAATGAGAAGAAGACTCTGCAGGCAGAAGCAAAATAAACTGTGTGGCTACATAAATGATCTAAAATGTTACAGTAAACCAAGTTATAGGGCCTAAAATATCAGACTTGTTTGTAAAAGTGGCCTACCATTAAATGGTAAATGTTTATCTTATACTTGCAGACTTATTCAATTTGCATTTATTTAGAAGTTTTGGTTAGTATAGGCTGAGTAAACCAAGACTTCATTAAGTTACCCGAAATACTTATTTCAAAAAAATTGCAAGCGCTCTTATAGGCATGCAAATAAGCTATTGGTACCATTACTTAAACTATGCTTAACTGCATCTTTCATTATTAACAATGTTGACTTCACTGAATGGCTTGTGTGACTAAACTATTAAAGCCACAGTTAGACCAGGTTGCCCTCTTTGTGACCCTTAAAGTATAACAATCATTCACAGTGGAACACTACTTTAAAAGCCCAATACCTTTGTACAATGCATTCAAACTTGTAAAGGCCTGAACTGTAAatctcattttaaattatttttacaaTAAAATGTTGCATGAAGTATTGTTTAATCTGAAATGGGGTACAGTGGATAACCTTTTACTGGGCTTGAATTAAAAGCTATCTTACAGTGCAGATTTATTGAGAAAATTAACTTTTCAAAACTAACTTTCAGAAGACTAAAATCTGGCATGATTTGATTAATCTTATGCTGTAATCTTTTCCACAGTAGATCTGCTTGTAAATTTTTAGTTTAGCCTCACCTAGTTAAAACATTgtctgggtggggagggcagcCACCTCATAACCACAGATCTATGGCCTAACTCCTTGAATTTTCTGAGCACCCTCAGCTGAAAGTCAAGGAGAACTATTGCTCAGAAAAATCTGAAAACTAGCCCTCTTTCATTAAAATGAGACTCTGAACAAATCTCAAAAATGAGATTTAACAAAAATCATGGGAGGGCGATTTTTTTAAACATGCATTTAACTGTCAATCCTCTTTCTCATCTGCATTTTGTATGTAGATATGTATAATGCAGTAAATTGGCTTAAACAGGGATTCCTTTCATAGGTAGGGCAGTCTGTTGGGGGGCAGTGAACTGACTTTAAGGTAAACTCTAACAGGGCAAACTAGCTTTTCTTGGGAGCAGGTAAGGTAGGTTTTAAGGAGCTTAAAATAACTTTTACCCATATATACATGCAGTGGGGGAGGCAAAATTCTTCTTTGTCATGCAGCTTTCACTGCTCCTTTGGCCATTGATGATGCAAACTCTAATTTCCTTTTGATTCCTGTGTAGTACATTAATAAATGGAAAGTAGTCTGAACTATCAGTTAGGCTAACTTCAGGTCTTGTTCTCTAGACAATCTGACAATCTTCTATGAAGGATAACTATCAATTCAGACAAGCTTGGGCTTCATTTAAAAGTGCTAGATCTGAataaactccctcttccttgcatgaatataaacaaatggcATGAGGAAGGTGAAGGTCCCAGTAACTTGTGTGGGAGTTGCATGCACCCAACTGCTTGATAGCATAACCTGCACCTGTTCTGCCACTGTTCTTGCATTTCTTCTGGGAGGCAATAAAAGATCAATAATTGGCCAAGACCTTGTGTTATCAAAGTAGCATGATAGTATCTATAAAAAACTATACACATGCCATCATCCTTTatacagagagggggagggatagctcagtggtttgagcattggcctgctaaacccagcttgtgagctcaatccttaagagggccagttagggatctggggcaaaaatctgtctggggcttggtcctgctttgagctgggggttggactagatgacctcctgaggtcccttccaaccctgatattctatgaggtAGTATTCCCTTTGTTCATTCCAAACTATAAGAAAGTGTAATGAAACTTGCTTAGTTCAGGAGTGCTTGCAAGGGTGGCAGTTTTGACAGCAGTACTAATAGCACAAGCATGCTCAATAACATTAATATTAACCCATATTATGAACAAGTAGGGTTAGTACTCATTTTAGGTCTCTTCTACCATATCAGATGCAAAATTCAGAACTGGAAATGTTTGCAGGCGTAAAACAAGCATTATCAAGCCACAGCACTCATTAAGTGGTTTATATAAGCAGTTCATCATATAAATACAAAACATTAGATTTCCTAACAAGTTTCACTTGGAATTTTCTGAACTGTCTTGAGCTGAATTTTGGACTCTGATTCTTGCAGAAAGATGTCTATCTTGCTCTATAGACATTTGAGGGGAAATACCTGAGACTGCCCTACATTTCCTCTCCATCTCTCTTATTCCTGTTTAAAATTGTACACTTTGAGCATTGCATTATGCTAATCATGTATTTAGTCTGTTCTtccagaagaaaataaaatgtccTGTATAAGAGCAGTTAGACACAAGGTGAATTTGCCTGTGCTCCTGCCGCCTTTTGGAAAAGCGCATTCATTTAAGTAGGAAATGAACAGATTACCCCTACCCATTTGGGGCAGAGGATTTGGCACAAAGGGGGGGACGAGGGAAGGGGTTAgaagatccttgggggaccccttATTAAAACAATGGCAGCACGTCCATTGCTGTGGGAGAAGGGTCTGGAGGTGGGAGGAGCGGCTGTAGCTCTTCGTGCGGAGAAGGGAGGGGGCATCAGGCAGCCCGCTTCCTCCCTAGCAAGGGGCTGGATCACTGGGAAAGGGACGTGCCAGACGAGGCCGCTGCCGCAACCAATCAAGCTCCACCCCTCTACCCCCGTGCAAGGGGGGGGAGGGCGTGTGCAGGGCCGCGCATGCGCGCTGGTTGAGTGGGGGAGGCCACTGGCCGGTCAAACTTTTCCCATGGCGGGCCATGGTGGGGCCGAGACGGTGCTGTTTAAACGCGGCGCCGGGCAGGTGGGTCTCACCCCGGGCAGGGGtggcggtgcttggggcagggcccGGGCGTGTTAGCCCCCAGGTGAGGCCGGGGCCGCCTCAGACGCGTGGGACCGGCGGGGCCGCgtggctgggccaggccgggCGGCGGGGGCTGCTCCTAGCGCGCCTGGTATCGAGCGCTGCCCGCGGACCGTTAGCGGCCGTGCGGGGTGGGCGCGTTTTACCCCGTGCCCTGTCCGCCCTCCCCACACCCTCGACCCCGTGACCGCTGCCGCG includes:
- the SERF1A gene encoding small EDRK-rich factor 1 gives rise to the protein MARGNQRELARQKNMKKTQEVLKGKRKEDSLSASQRKQRDSEIMQQKQKAANEKKTLQAEAK